A segment of the Actinomycetota bacterium genome:
CATCACGAAGATGTCCGGAGCGTCGCCGAGATATCCCTCGAACGCGATCCATCGGCCGTCCGGCGACCAGCGCGGCGTGTACTCGAACATCTCGCTCCGCGTAAGGCGCCGCGCATCGGAGCCGTCCGCCTCGATCACCCAAATGTCGGCGTTCCCGTCCGAGAAGCCTGCATAGACGATGCGCGCTCCGTCGGGCGACCAGTCCGGTGAAGCTTCGTCGTCGCCGAAGGTAAGCCGGCGCACGCCGGAGCCGTCCTGAGCCATCAGATAGACATGCGAGTCGACACCGCCGCGGTCCGACGAGAAGGCGATCGTGCCGGAGCCGACCGGCGACCAAACAGGAGCCGCGTCGAAAGCCTCGTCGCTGGTGAGGCGCCGAAGGTCCGTTCCGTCCGGCCGCACCGTGTATATCTCCCAGTTCCCGTCGCGGCGGGACGAGAACGCGATCCTGCTGCCGTCCGGCGACCACGACGGCGCTCCTTCCGGTTCACCCGGAGAGGCCGCCACGACGTGAGGGTTCGACCCGTCGTGATCGGCGATGTAGAGATCCTCGACTCCGTCGTCGGACGCCGCCACGAACGCGAGGCGCCTTCCGTCGGGCGAGTACCGTGGGAAACCAACGGACCGAGGGATCGGAACCGGTAGGAGACGGATGCGGCCGCCACCGGCATCCATCGTGAAGATCCCGTAGCCGGTGTCGTCGCGGCCCTGGAAGACGAGCAACCCGCTCGCCTTCTCGACCCGATCGCGAAGCAAGCCAGGCCGGACGAGCACGGCCAGCGACCCGGCCAGAACAACGCTGATCGCCACGATGAGGAACCGGACCGTCGCGGATACGGCCCTTCCGGCAGATCCTCCGCTTCCTGGTGACGAATTATCCAGTGATGCACCCCTTGTCCCAGATGCGCAAGATGGGGGGTGGCCTCGTAGAATACCGGTCTGTTTCGCAGGAGTAACGAGCGCCTCAGCCGAATCGTTCAATCTAGGGAGGGGACGCCTTGCCGTGCTTTCGAGCGGGCTCCGACAAGAGGTGTTCTCTGCAGGGAATCTAAGGAGGTCCGGATGACGCGCACGGCTCCTCGAAAAGTTCGGTTCGGGATCCTCTTCGCGGCGCTGCTGATGGTCGGCACCGCCTGCTCGATCGAGGCACCCGACGTTATCCTCAGCGGCGGTTCGAACACCGGCGGCGTGCCGGGCGTTCCCGGCGTTCCCGGGGCCTCCTTGCCGCCGGGCGCTCAGCCCGGAGCGCTGCCGGGAGCGCAGCCCGGAGCGCTGCCGGGAGCCCAGCCCGGTTCCCCGCCGAACGCATCCGACACGTCCTGCGTCGGCCAGGCGACGGCGACTGGCGTGACCGGAACCTCTATCAAGGTCGGCGGTACGTTCGCAGCCTCCGGTCCCGTCTCCAACATCTCCGGCCCGATCCTCAAGGGCGTGCAGGCGTACTTCAACGAGACGAACGCGAAGGGTGGTATCAACGGACGCAAGATCAACCTCGTGTGGGAAGACGACGGCTGGGACGCTCAGAAGGGCAAGGCGCTCATCAAGAAGCTCGTCGAGCAGGACAAGGTGTTCCTCCTCACGGTCGTGCCTTCCTCGAACGGACTCGACGCGTCGCGCTCCTACCTCGAGCAGAAGGGCGTGCCGGTCTTCGGCACCTCCGGCTTGATCGAGAGCCAGTTCCGCAGCGAGATGCAGTGGCCCGTCGGAACCAGCACCCGCAGCGCGTCGCGGCTCGGGCTACTCGATATGAAGGCGCGCAACGTCACGAACAGCGCCATCATCTGGCTCGATCTGCTGGCCGGGAAAGAGGCTCGTGACGCGTTCTACGATGCCATCCCAGACATCTTCGGAAAGAAGGCAGAGGACTTCGTTACGGCGGAGCGACAGGTGAGCCTCTCCGAGGCGAGCTTCGGTCCCGTCTGGGCATCGATCAAGAGCCAGACGGGCAAATGGCAGAGCGCGCATGGCCAGCCGGTGACCCAGATCCCCGACTTCGTGACGCTGGCGATCGACCCCACGAACGCCGACAAGGCGCTCAAGGCCGCTGCCGACATCGGCTTCAGGCCGAAGATCGGCTGGGGCGGCGGCGCGCCGCTGTTCTTGAGTGTCGTAGCCCAGAACTCGTGGGCCCGCGAGACTGGCTTGCTGGCCGGGACCTCGTACTTCCCGCCGCTGCCCGAGTACAACGGCCACGCGGCCGTCCAGTCCTACCGGCAGACGCTGGCGAAGTATTACGGTTCGGGTATCGACGCGCTGAATCCGTACCTCGAGGGCGGATACGCCGGCGCAGCGCTCACGGTCGAGATCCTGCGACGGGCTGGCTCCTGTCTGACCCGGGACAAGGTGATCGCGGCGGCCAACAGCCTGTCCGGGTATTCGGCCGCGGGGTTAACGCAGCCGATGACCTACACCTCGAAGAGTCACTACGGGAACATCTCCGGCCTCATCGTCCAGGTGCAGAAGAACGGCACGTGGAAGGTCGCTCGCGACTGGCTGAAAGATCCGTCCCCGGGTGAATGACGTGGGCGTCCGCTTGGAGGTGAGCGACCGATGAAGCTCTATCTGGAGCTGGTCATCCTCGGGCTTCCGATCGCGGGATTGTTCGCCCTACTCGCCACCGGCGTGGTCATGATCTATCGGGCGTCGCGCATCCTCACTCTGGCTCAAGGCGGCGTTGCGATGTTCACCGCGTACATCCTGTATCAGCTCAACCACCAGCCGGCTGCCAACACCGAGGAGAAGGGCTTCGGCCTCCCGCTCATCATCGCGTTGCCGCTCGCACTCCTCTTCGCCGCAGCGCTCGGCTACGTGATCGAGCGGTTCCTCCTGAGGCCGCTTCGAGACCGGCCGGTACTCGTCTCGGTGATCATGACGGTCGGGGTGCTGGCGCTCCTGACCGGACTCGCGGGCATCATCTGGGGTTACGACAAGCAAACTGCTCCGGAGATCACTCCCACGGGGGTCGTGACCCTCGGGGGCATCACCGTACCGGTCAACCAGCTGTTCATCCTCGCCGCCACGGCTGTGATCATGTTCGCCGTTCTGTATCTCTTCAAGTACACGACCCTAGGCATCGCCATGCGGGCCGTCGCGGACGACCGGAAGGCCGCGCTCCTCATGGGCATCCCAGCGGACCGCGTTTCTGCGCTCACATGGGTTCTGGGCTCCCTGCTCGCAGGGATGGCCGGCATCCTCATGTCGCCGATCGTCGCGCTGCATCCGCTAATCCTCACGCTCCTTTCGATCCCCGCCTACGCGGCGGCGCTCTTCGGCGGCTTGACGAACCTCGGACGCATGGTGATCGGCGCCCTGCTCGTCGGGGTCCTCTACTCGGTGATGCCGGATGTCCCGCGGATCGGGGACATCATCCCGGGGACGCGCGAGTTGGCGATCTTCGGCTTCGTCATCGTGTTCATGTTCGTCACCGGGAAGTCGACTCAGCTGCAAGAGGAGGAGATCTAGTGCTCCGCCGCTCACGGACCTTGCGCTGGCTCCTCGTGCTGGGGATCGTTCTCTTTCCCTGGGTCCTGCCTTCCAACTGGGCGAACATGGGCGTCGCCGCTGCGATCCTCGTGCTCGCGCTCCTCTCGGTGGTCATCCTCACCGGTTGGGTCGGCCAGATCTCGCTCGCACAGGCCGCACTCATGGGTGTGGGCGCTTTCTCTGCTGCGCAGGCGACGAACCACCTGTCGATCGAGTTCCCGTTCCACGCGATCATCGCCGGCGCCGCGGCGGCGACCATGGCGCTCGCGATCGGCTTCTTCGCGCTCCGGATCCGAGGTCTCTACCTCGCGATCGCGACGCTCACTTTCCAGTGGGCTATCGAGGCGAGCTTCCTCCTATGGGAGCCTTTCTCCGGCGGCTTCCAGGGGGTCGGCATCGACCCCCTCAAGATCGGAAGCTGGGATTTCAGCGACGACCGACTGATGTTCTACCTGGCATGGTCCACGGCGATCGTCCTCATCCTCATGACCGCGAACCTGCGTGACTCCAAGGTGGGCAGAGCGTGGTTCGCGATCCGTTCGAGCGAGGTCGCCGCCAAGACGTTGGGCGTCAACGTGATGAGCTATAAGCTACTCGCCTTCGCAACGAGCGGCTTCATCATCGGTGTCGCCGGGTCGCTGCGCCTCAACTTCGTCACGACCGCAACGCCGCTTGACTACTCCTTCCTGCGCTCGATCGTGTTTCTCGCCGTCGCGGTGCTCGGAGGCATCGGCGCCATCGGAGGAGCCGTACTCGGCGGCATCGTCTACACGTTCACCGACTCGTACGTCTTTGCACAAGACTGGTTTGGAGACTTTTTCCGCGGCAAGATCGAGATCCTCGCTGCCATCCTTCTCATCGTGACGGTCCTCCAGAACCCGGCCGGCATGATCGGGATCCGCGAAGAATTGCGGGAGAAACGCGCCGCCCGCCATGCGCGGAAAGAACGCGCCGCGGGACGCACGATCGTCATCGACACCTCCGGAGCTGCCGGATCATTGGCCGATTCCGAAACGACCACGGCCACGCCGTCGGAAGAGCTCGTCGGCGTCGCCGCAGGGCCACCCGACTCAGACTCACCCCCGGTTTCTGGGGGCCAGGATGGCGCGGGTGGGGTGACCCGCCGCTTGGCTTCCTACGCCGCGGCACGGGGTGATCGAACGCAGCGCGTCGACGCGACGCCGATGCTCGAGGTTCGAGACGTCACGATCCGGTTCGGCGGCGTCGTCGCGAACGATGGCGTGTCCTACGAGGTCCGTCCCGGCGAGATCTGCGGGCTCATCGGCCCCAACGGCGCCGGGAAAACGACCAACTTCAACGCGATCAACGGGTTGATCGAGCCGAACTCCGGATCCGTTCGGTTCATGGGGCGCGACATCACGGGAGCGGCGGTGCACGAGCGCGCCGAGCTCGGGATGGCCCGCACGTTCCAGCTCATGCGCCTCTTCCCGCGCCTGACCGTGCTGGACAACCTGATGGTCGGGACGCATCTGAAGAACGAGACGGGTTTCGTATCCAGCCTGCTCATGCTGGATCGCGGCCGCAAAGAGGACGCACGGGCCAAAGAGCAGGCCGAAGAGATCATGGCCATGCTCGGCATCTCCCAGTATGCGGACGCCAAGGTCGCGGGGCTGCCGTTCGGTGTCCTGCGGCTGGTTGAGCTCGGCCGCGCGCTCGTCACCCAGCCGCGGCTGCTGCTGCTCGACGAGCCCGCGTCCGGATTGGACGTGTCCGAGACCGACGCCTTCGCAGAGATCCTGTTCAAGGTCCGCGACGAGATGGGCCACACGATCTTCATCATCGAGCACGACATGCGCCTCGTGATGACGATCTGCGACTACCTGTACGTGCTGGAGTTCGGGCGCAACCTCGCAGAGGGCTTCCCCAAGGAGATC
Coding sequences within it:
- a CDS encoding ABC transporter substrate-binding protein; translation: MTRTAPRKVRFGILFAALLMVGTACSIEAPDVILSGGSNTGGVPGVPGVPGASLPPGAQPGALPGAQPGALPGAQPGSPPNASDTSCVGQATATGVTGTSIKVGGTFAASGPVSNISGPILKGVQAYFNETNAKGGINGRKINLVWEDDGWDAQKGKALIKKLVEQDKVFLLTVVPSSNGLDASRSYLEQKGVPVFGTSGLIESQFRSEMQWPVGTSTRSASRLGLLDMKARNVTNSAIIWLDLLAGKEARDAFYDAIPDIFGKKAEDFVTAERQVSLSEASFGPVWASIKSQTGKWQSAHGQPVTQIPDFVTLAIDPTNADKALKAAADIGFRPKIGWGGGAPLFLSVVAQNSWARETGLLAGTSYFPPLPEYNGHAAVQSYRQTLAKYYGSGIDALNPYLEGGYAGAALTVEILRRAGSCLTRDKVIAAANSLSGYSAAGLTQPMTYTSKSHYGNISGLIVQVQKNGTWKVARDWLKDPSPGE
- a CDS encoding branched-chain amino acid ABC transporter permease — encoded protein: MKLYLELVILGLPIAGLFALLATGVVMIYRASRILTLAQGGVAMFTAYILYQLNHQPAANTEEKGFGLPLIIALPLALLFAAALGYVIERFLLRPLRDRPVLVSVIMTVGVLALLTGLAGIIWGYDKQTAPEITPTGVVTLGGITVPVNQLFILAATAVIMFAVLYLFKYTTLGIAMRAVADDRKAALLMGIPADRVSALTWVLGSLLAGMAGILMSPIVALHPLILTLLSIPAYAAALFGGLTNLGRMVIGALLVGVLYSVMPDVPRIGDIIPGTRELAIFGFVIVFMFVTGKSTQLQEEEI
- a CDS encoding branched-chain amino acid ABC transporter ATP-binding protein/permease, coding for MLRRSRTLRWLLVLGIVLFPWVLPSNWANMGVAAAILVLALLSVVILTGWVGQISLAQAALMGVGAFSAAQATNHLSIEFPFHAIIAGAAAATMALAIGFFALRIRGLYLAIATLTFQWAIEASFLLWEPFSGGFQGVGIDPLKIGSWDFSDDRLMFYLAWSTAIVLILMTANLRDSKVGRAWFAIRSSEVAAKTLGVNVMSYKLLAFATSGFIIGVAGSLRLNFVTTATPLDYSFLRSIVFLAVAVLGGIGAIGGAVLGGIVYTFTDSYVFAQDWFGDFFRGKIEILAAILLIVTVLQNPAGMIGIREELREKRAARHARKERAAGRTIVIDTSGAAGSLADSETTTATPSEELVGVAAGPPDSDSPPVSGGQDGAGGVTRRLASYAAARGDRTQRVDATPMLEVRDVTIRFGGVVANDGVSYEVRPGEICGLIGPNGAGKTTNFNAINGLIEPNSGSVRFMGRDITGAAVHERAELGMARTFQLMRLFPRLTVLDNLMVGTHLKNETGFVSSLLMLDRGRKEDARAKEQAEEIMAMLGISQYADAKVAGLPFGVLRLVELGRALVTQPRLLLLDEPASGLDVSETDAFAEILFKVRDEMGHTIFIIEHDMRLVMTICDYLYVLEFGRNLAEGFPKEIQNDKAVIAAYLGEESVA